The DNA window AGGACGGGTGATCTGGATAAATAGGTAATGAATTCAAATCGAGTTTATGAAAATAGTATTTTAATCACTACTGCACTTAAATTAATATACCTTCAATGGACGTCGTGTATGggttaaatatttacagacaaTACCGACACTTAGCCTATGTTAAGACAGGGTTCAGGGATCCTTGTCCAGTGTAGAAGCACAATAGCAGGATTCAGGAATTCTTACGAGAGTTCACACAAACTAAATGAAGCACCACTTAGAAAATCAGTCTTTTGAAACATCGAAAACTGGTGTTTTCATTTAGCTAGCCATGTAGGCCAATACTGTAGTGAGATTAATTCAGTTCTTTAGAGTCACGAACTGCGTTCAATTTGTCTGCATCACGAACCTACGTAAGACATGCTCTGAAACAACCGGTAGTTCACTAAACGCATCCGTATCTATTGGTGTGGTTAATTTTAAAGATGATATGTTTATTTATGCCTTGTAACACCTAACAATAATGCAGTTGTGGAGAATTCATGCATGGCTAGGGGGTAGCGTGGTGGTGGTGCAGTATGTCTCAGAAGTTTATTGCCAGATTTATACTCTCTCATTTTCGACACTACAAACCAATGCTGGTATGGATGCAGCATTGGTTAGTAGTGTTGAAAATGAGAGTATAAATCTGGCAATAAACTTCTGAGACATACTGCACCACCACCACGCTACCCCTAGCCATGCATTAATTCTCCACAACTGCATtattatacagtactgtgcaaaagtcctAGGCACTctaagatttttaaatataatatatagtatatatttggtcttagatgtttattttttgttttctgcattagtgtgtaaggagaaaagagcaaatttgataTTTCCAAACgtgaattttacaaaaaattagattttacagatacatttttgtattttgttaaataaagtaatattttaagtaatagactacttttcagataaaaacttgatcaagggtctctgggattacctggaaaaaaaaatctgcagaagaactgtggcaagttctccaaaatgcttggaacaacctaccagccatttttcttataaaactgccgggcagtgtacctaagaggattgatgtagttttaaaggcgaagggtggtcacaccaaacattgattttatttagtttttaactatttactgctctttatattctttttttttttcaatatttataacctttcatttcattatttttgaaaggatcttagctgtacagcatttttttttacagttgcctaagacttttgcacagtactgtatatgtatatatatatatatagaatctAGTTAGGCCTATGTAAATTTcgaattctgttcttttttaataagCCAGTAAAATCAGTTGTTTTTATGAATATCTCTGGGACCATTGTAATGACATTATTAAATTCTGTGATCtgttttattaacaaaagacTTATGAGACATCAGTTGGTTGTTTTAACCtatttttattcttgatttctttttcttttctctcaatTTGTAATCGCCAGTTGTACTTATAGGCCCATCCTCCATCAATTTGTggagcacagacaagcactgTACTGCCAGTTACAGCTTCTTTAGACTTCACAGAATACCAGTTGAACTGCACAGCCATTACACTGGAGTAgtacacttcatgtgcagctggtgcaggcagaagAGTTGCAGAATCATGAGATGAGGACAATTCCTGATGACTGAAACCCTTTATTTGACCATTTATAATTGAGGGCGGTGGTTCTGGCGTCATACTGTATACTGATGAATTGTCTCATCAGAATaggccatctggcggcccattATGTGCCTTTTGAtcaaacagcacattttaaGGTATGTGATTGTTTATCTTTTCCCCACAGACCTGGTGAACCATGGCTCAGAATCAGGTTATCTTGCAGTTTCACTTTTCCACTTTTGGGGAGTCCATGCTGCAGAAGATGAACACATTGCGCAGACAGAGTCggttctgtgatgtcacagtacgGATCAATGATTTGGAGGTGCTAGGTCATAAGGTGGTGTTTGCAGCTGGGTCACCATTTCTGAGGGACCAGTTTTTCCTTCAGGACTCTCGGGAGGTACATATCTCAATACTGCAGGATGCAGAGGTTGGGCACAGGCTTCTTCTCTCCTGCTACACAGGGACCCTGGAGTTCCCAGAGCTGGAGCTTGTGAATTATCTCACTGTAGCCAGTTTCCTACAGATGGGCCACATTGTGGAACAATGCACTCAAGCCTTGGATAAATTCATCAAGCCCCATGTGGGATTTGAAGTGCAGTCTACTAGACCCTCTTCACATGAAAGTGGGCAGGAACCTCTCAGTGTGGAGACAGACAATGAAGAGGAGGGCAATGGcaaagatgatgatgaagtgATAATTAAACGGTCTCCCCTTCCTAGACAGATTAGAGATCAGGTTCATGGGGAAGAGAGCTCCATCACCATAGTGAAGGTAGAATCTGTGTGTGACAAAGTGTCTGAAACGGGTAACAGCCTGCAAGGCCAGTTCTCCAGTCCAGGTCAGGCTGTCTCAATGCATTCCCCTGAGCCACAGCACTCACTCATCAACTCCACAGTGGACACCCGGTCAGGTGAAATGCCTGTATTGCCCTTGCAGGGGTACACATTTAACCCTACAGCCCCTCTTCCAGGGAAAAGCACCCTTGGGGGACATTTGAGGAGTACAGATAAGGGCCTGCAGTGGTATCACCAGTGCCCAAAGTGTGCCCGGGTCTTCCGCCAGTTGGAGAACTATGCCAACCACCTCAAGATGCACAAGCTCTTCATGTGCCTTCTATGTGGCAAGACTTTCACACAGAAGGGCAACTTGCACCGGCACATGCGTGTCCATGCTGGAATCAAGCCCTTCCAGTGCAAGATCTGTGGGAAAACTTTTACCCAGAAGTGCTCTCTGCTAGATCACCTCAATCTGCACAGTGGAGACAAGCCCCACCGCTGTAATTACTGTGACATGGTGTTTGCTCATAAACCTGTCCTCCGAAAACATCTCAAACAAATTCATGGCAAGAACAGCTTTGATAATGCCAAGGAGCGCAGCCTACTTGAGGGCACCAATGACTTTGAGTAAGGGCTCCAGGACTGCAGTAAGCCTGTTGTAATGGAGGATAAAACGTAGTTCAGGGTTTGACTATGATGGCACACTTACCAGCTTTGGTAAATTGTtctaattattaattttaattgtattgGTGTATGTTTAATTTATCGTCAGTTCCAAAGAGAGATAATTAGATTATTGTCTAGTGTTGTTTGAATTTAAaccttataaaataaatattaagacttttcacacagacatggacATATGGCTTATTTGATTTTTCCTagaatgacagaaacatgaacAGCAGAATAGAAGCCATCATGTGATGTTTTGGAGGAAAAGTCCATTTGCTAATTTATCTGATAATATTGTACAAATGCTTCTGGAGccaatcattatttttaatacaatgaATTTCTGAACATGCTGAAATCTTTAAATTTCCCCCTCATTATGTCttgtaaattgtcatttaaatgaatgtgcactTATTTGTACAAAAGCATATTTGTGAACAGCCtacatattttcccttttgtaGAAATACCTCGTACTTCGtatatgaaaaccaaaaatatgttaCCAGTTTCCGTGTCTATTGTAAAATTTGCTCGTGAAATGTTGaatctgcatgtgtgcattcagTGACATATGTCAACAAACATTGccccttttattttttgattttgagACTTTTCTCACACAGTTTGTGcagtccagttcacacacaaATAGCTGGCTGTCTAATTCTTCTCTGGTTGAGGTGGTGCTCAACCTAGGACTAGTATATGGCAGCGGTGAGAGACCAAAGACACAGGTTGGTAACTAATGTTAGTTTAGTTTTATGCAGCTAACTGCTGTGAGGTGATGTGACCTTTCTAGTTAGCTAAAGTACCCATCGGCCAGCTAACAACCTGCAGTTCATAAGATTCTTATTGTTTCTCTTTCATAAATAATGGATTTGTGATGATCATATAAGAATAGTTAACTTCATTTATACCACATTCTtctcagatggtaagatgagaAACACAGTtacaagttacattaaataatttaggaaacattgagtagaattgctttggaatagcgcttgtttaatttgtgtgatgtttgttgtaacttggccttaTTTTGACAGCAGGCCTATATTTTACAGGTTTTAATGAAAGGCTTGTAgtcagtgctttgtatgcgtgagtatctttttgtacatttaaaatgtgttttggttgagaatttatttttctactgtgtgtaactgataataataatgcatataaatgaatCATAAGATAATTACATCTGGAGAAagatatgcatacacatacacagcctaCAAGTTAAACTGTAGCCTATAACTGTTAGTTGGGGTTTGGGTAACTTATAGCAGTAGCTTAGGTGGGTGAATTTCATGATCGGTGACTGCAAAGACAATGATAACGCTGTTATAAATATAGTTTCCCCCCATTATTATGCCCTGAAgtgaccttttttaaaaaatgcttttagagAAGTAATTCTCTACTTGCACTAAAGTTGTTAGCAAATAGTGTGGACTGACATAGTTTTCAAGcagaatgtccagttttcaaatCATTTGTACATGTCAGGCTTTGTGGTCCTGACCAGACAATATAATGGGTAATTTATGGAGTAAATTTATtggtagtttgtaatgaattggCATGTCTGTGACTGGTTTAATTAAGCTGTGGAACTAAGTAGCCAGCCAGctgtatgaaataaacaaatgtggAAAGTTAGCCGGCTACACCATGTTTTGGTTAACAGTAGTGTAACGACTTGCAAATTGAAGTCTGAGCTTTTATAGCCTACCTTGTAATGTTAGTCATGCAGCTATCGGAGTCATACAATGATATTATGTGGGGTTTGTGCGTGAAATAATAAAGAATGCATTTAGATGAAATAtgagtttcccacaaagattaatttcatttttgggcaATTAttattagctagcaagcaagctagcttcaATTCCACAGAGAACCAAGATGGCAACCACAACGTTTGTACAACGTTGAAAACCTGTGTATTAGTGTTCTGTAATTGGCTACTTTGATCAGATTTTGTAATTCGAAGATtcagctaaatgtccaatgggaagaattatttattttggtgctGGACCATTTGTGACAGGAGACCAGGTGTTTTCCGTGAAGCtcataaactccagtggttactcaaggtattgcagtttaataagcctctggtgccaaaaagctaATTTCCCTATTAAAGTCcattcaaaaatatgaattcacCCTGGgcaaatcaaattattttggaCAGTCCTTTTAAGCTGTAAGATATCTTCACATTGAGTCCCACAGAAGAAAATATAAGATTAATTGAATTCCAATTTGGTCCGCATGGTTTTACGTCACAGTGCACGCAACTGCTTAAACGTGCACACCCGCGCATGAAGGAGTATGAGACAATAATTGACTCATCAATACTGAAAAGGGTTGAACTGAGCGCTGCACAGAACCCCTGTATCAGAATACGTAGAACATTAAATCTTGACCTAGGATTACATGAATCCACCGCCGTTACtgttttgattatattgttattttgatattattactattaatattactaataatagTTACCTGCCATAACTGTCTTGTGCCCATTTTTCATGGTGATCAGTcgtgatgaataaataaatgattagtaATAAAGCTGGAATATGTTGCTTAAATTAAGACGCTGATATGCTGATTCCACCATATTATTTTGACTACATTTTCATTCTGATATTGCTACTAATGGCCTactatcattaaaaaatgttatactatttctgtctttgcatgatgatggtgctgatgatgatgagtaatcacattaaaaataaataggccaacatacatttttcaaaaatctaaaagctttatttaatttgtccttaaattatttttcagacaaTGCTATGGTGCTGATTAAGGTGAAgtggtgatgatgaagatgataaacATGTCAGTTGCAAAGATGGCGAttgtatgaatatgaaataatacataatCCTAATTTATCAAGAGTTTAcgtaatttttgtgttttacacatgtatttattatttcctGGCTACTTCATAGTTCAGTGCGCTCAGAAATAGACTGACCATTACGACAGTGTTTGTAGAGTGCCACTGTTATTGAACGCTTAGCCTATTgccaaatgctgggagaaacaaagtgtgaTAGCGTCGGCCTATACTGATTCTGAAATatccttgtcagttgttgcaatcagaTACTTGACTGCCCCTTTCAGCAGTGTTGCCCAGCACTCATTCTGCATTATGGTAACATCAGGGACAAAAGCTCCATCAAAGATTCAAACCTCACCACCCCACAACCCCTgtcatacattattttctaatgaaGAGACAGCCAGCCGTGGTTTATTTTGTACATGTAATcaaaataggctatattttagTGTACTTATTGAAATTGTAATAAGTACATGTTTCAGTATACTTCCTACAAATATACTTTAATACCacataaaatacagcaaaaattAACTTTTGcaactttaaactttaaactaATAATTATTGACACataatgtcaataaatatgCTTAAGCACATTAAGAaatacactcctgggcaaaaaaatgggccaagcccaaaatggaaaaaattaaagtaataatctcaaagattttcattaaaataagtgtcttttaagtcactatctatcgctgtattgggtaacacaatggtgattgagcctatttttatattaatttatactattctTATTATCacaattcatgattaaaaaacttggtgtctgtggcgacattcccgggaaaaattcacaagcggcgcacagttagtgacgcgtttttcatcacccatcagtggttggtccgccagagagggtaggcggaactaacgcaacaggctcactcttcaactcacttgtatGTGAGCGGCGTACAgttttttctggtgtctgcatgcattacaataacagagaaagggggggttgggggagttatggaaccctaaaaagtttttgtgtaacatgagaaatcatattatttgttgatgtagatttggtattacatttaatgacaatgtaactttactaaattacatagctatttgcacagctaacgctagcttccagaccatgtcaagaaagacaacattagtttagacaacgttgcgcacagtatccatctctcatatcaggtaacgttgcgttagctagctagctaatgtacttaacacaatctaatgtcggctaacaatgagaaaaaaacgctagctaacgctaccgactggtaccgacctcgcaaaccgtctctcgaatgcaatgctaccttgttgcagcaTTGCAGTGTAGCtgacttaaggccagttcagatcaatgattcgcaacgagactgggtgcaacttgcaaaattccaagatgtctgattgtaaacattctaaaactgcacttggcaatttgacaaggacggtcttttaaaacctcagggcaggcaatggctctgctactagccagttcacaccgctgcaattttctctgcaacattctaaagccgtttcgcctcgttgcgaatcattgatctgaactagCCTTaatgttaccgttatttacattgtcatcgagttcatcaatatattagaatgatcggaataaagccgatgtatgtggagcagagccgggtctgatttctgaagacgtcatgcaggagaaaacgaaataaaagaatacagcagtatggattagcattcttattattttattatgcttcctcatatgttccttcaacctttatgccctttttgatgaaatttcctttgtttttgttttattcttcttgttctgattgctaatttaacacccagctcagctttattctcgaacagtttagctagcaaaaccagaaacaccaggggtaacattttgcaaggcagttgtatcaaaaataccacacaacaatcattcacgaaaaagactgcttattgtgcacgagatacataattgcacgagccacagcgaatcccgcaaattcttttCTGcactgtaaagatgttcataccgggcaaaaggtggataaagaacgtttgcagaaattgatcatcactaattctaccccaggtttgctacggcattttaacccggctcggcagtgtaaagacatcttgagttagcctaatgttggacaacgaatgagtatgtacataacgttacttttataacaaccgtttctattcagtaaatagtaagtgttatagttggcgtgccaactgactgacatcacacaggcgacactggttggatccggttggatctatgggaagtgaggtccaaaaacacacctgaaattaccgcttctcgctattggcaccgccatagagaacgaaactgaggcagttgctaggtggttattatcgagttctaggctgttgctatggtgttctaggtggttgctatggactggtaggcagttgctagggtattgctcgggggttgttatggagttctaggttgctaggtctttactgagtccaatgacgcgacccataatTCTCTATGAcgaacggttcaaaagttatgaaatatcaaacatcgacCAATCAGGAtagggggcgaggctgatctacactaATActcaaaggactctctaccatgtccaatgaggcattgcacaatttgccCCATACAGATGAATTCCCAGTGTtcaaagccagagagagaccagggtacagctgctagaagacagagcattgtgacatcacaagggtgagaggccagcattgtgacatcacaagggtgaacattccgccattcattctctatgggaaaaaaacttttttttccccccggaAAAAGTggaatttctcaaaaaccgtgcactgaaactttccacaaagtaatagcacaccattcccgatgaagccgctcgatttgacatattgcacatgcATGTGGTGTGAAatctctgggaggagtagcggtccaaaaaaagggtggaaagaaagaaataataactagacaattcctgcagaaattgtgaagtgtggttgccgccaacgcaaagtcgacttagtgctgaacggagtgaacagtttctgtagcatgagcagagacatagtatggtatacatgatataacatcacggcaacgagttcatttgcaacacacgtattcagagctaaattaacccttcatcaatacttgagatcagtgttttactcacggtatgctgtgacgagtgacggcgaatcacaaagctagctggccagttcagag is part of the Anguilla anguilla isolate fAngAng1 chromosome 10, fAngAng1.pri, whole genome shotgun sequence genome and encodes:
- the zbtb26 gene encoding zinc finger and BTB domain-containing protein 26 produces the protein MAQNQVILQFHFSTFGESMLQKMNTLRRQSRFCDVTVRINDLEVLGHKVVFAAGSPFLRDQFFLQDSREVHISILQDAEVGHRLLLSCYTGTLEFPELELVNYLTVASFLQMGHIVEQCTQALDKFIKPHVGFEVQSTRPSSHESGQEPLSVETDNEEEGNGKDDDEVIIKRSPLPRQIRDQVHGEESSITIVKVESVCDKVSETGNSLQGQFSSPGQAVSMHSPEPQHSLINSTVDTRSGEMPVLPLQGYTFNPTAPLPGKSTLGGHLRSTDKGLQWYHQCPKCARVFRQLENYANHLKMHKLFMCLLCGKTFTQKGNLHRHMRVHAGIKPFQCKICGKTFTQKCSLLDHLNLHSGDKPHRCNYCDMVFAHKPVLRKHLKQIHGKNSFDNAKERSLLEGTNDFE